The following coding sequences are from one uncultured Bacteroides sp. window:
- a CDS encoding MFS transporter translates to MSTFNQVNEKMTKYRWVICSLLFFSTTINYMDRNVISFLKEYFCSPDGFGWTNSEFSYVTAFFTGSYALITVFSGMIIDKIGSKLGLALSLIVWSVSGIANAFVGTTVTLHVMIRSIFGIGEAGNFPASIKTVSEWFPKKERALATGIFNSGSNIGAMISALFVPWCLIHFGDSLGWKMAFILTGGIGFVWLIFWGILYNSPRKMKEKGKINEAEYALIHMDDAELTPEQVAAEKEGKQEKVSWFKLFRYSQTWSFFFGKFMTDGIWWFLLFWLPDYLKKQFNMTTQEVMWPTFIVFGIAIIGSVFGGSIPMFFMKKGLNVYKARMTAMLIIALFPVLLLLTQYFGNKEIFGSYAMYLATAVICLAGAAHQAWSANIFTTVSDMFPKKAVASVTGIGGLAGGIGGVLVQLLAGFITDLYASHPETAYGIMFAVCAFAYIIAWVIMKLLVPQYKIINDL, encoded by the coding sequence ATGAGTACATTCAACCAAGTAAACGAAAAAATGACCAAGTACAGATGGGTCATCTGTTCGTTACTGTTTTTCTCTACGACTATCAACTACATGGATCGTAACGTCATCTCTTTTCTTAAAGAATATTTCTGTTCGCCCGACGGGTTCGGATGGACTAACTCAGAGTTCTCCTATGTCACTGCATTCTTTACAGGATCTTACGCCCTTATTACCGTTTTTTCGGGAATGATCATTGATAAGATTGGCTCCAAGTTAGGCTTGGCGTTATCACTAATAGTATGGTCTGTCAGCGGAATCGCAAATGCTTTTGTTGGAACGACTGTCACTCTCCATGTAATGATAAGGAGTATCTTTGGCATTGGAGAAGCTGGTAACTTTCCCGCTTCTATCAAAACAGTTTCTGAATGGTTCCCTAAAAAAGAACGTGCTTTAGCTACAGGTATATTCAATAGTGGATCTAATATCGGTGCGATGATATCAGCCCTATTTGTACCTTGGTGTTTGATCCATTTTGGCGATTCTCTTGGATGGAAAATGGCTTTTATACTCACTGGTGGTATCGGCTTCGTATGGTTAATCTTTTGGGGTATATTATATAATAGCCCTAGAAAGATGAAAGAAAAGGGTAAAATCAATGAAGCTGAATACGCCCTTATCCATATGGATGACGCTGAACTAACGCCTGAACAAGTCGCTGCTGAAAAAGAAGGAAAGCAAGAAAAGGTTTCTTGGTTCAAATTATTCAGATATTCTCAGACATGGTCATTCTTCTTCGGTAAGTTCATGACTGATGGTATATGGTGGTTCTTATTATTCTGGTTACCTGATTACCTTAAAAAACAGTTCAACATGACTACGCAAGAAGTTATGTGGCCTACTTTCATCGTTTTCGGTATAGCAATCATAGGTAGCGTATTTGGTGGAAGTATCCCAATGTTCTTCATGAAAAAAGGTTTGAACGTATACAAAGCTAGAATGACGGCTATGCTCATCATTGCCTTATTCCCGGTTCTTCTATTATTAACTCAGTATTTTGGCAATAAAGAGATTTTTGGTTCGTACGCAATGTATTTGGCAACTGCTGTCATCTGTCTTGCAGGAGCTGCTCACCAAGCATGGTCTGCTAACATCTTTACGACAGTCTCTGATATGTTCCCCAAGAAAGCTGTTGCTTCAGTAACAGGTATCGGTGGATTAGCAGGAGGTATCGGTGGTGTATTGGTACAGCTATTGGCCGGATTCATCACAGATTTATATGCTAGCCATCCTGAAACAGCATATGGCATTATGTTTGCTGTCTGTGCTTTTGCCTATATCATAGCTTGGGTTATAATGAAATTATTGGTTCCACAATACAAAATTATCAATGACTTATAA
- a CDS encoding glycoside hydrolase family 88 protein, with amino-acid sequence MTSKISTFFFLMMFLFSPFFLSAQEHLLVNNNAPWSVRMTESEMIRCPESWQLDFQPRLKWDYCSGLELQAMLDVYDTYGDKKIYDYALAYADTIVNEDGSIKTYKLKDYSLDRINSGKIFFRIYEQTKNEKYKKALALLRSQLDTHPRNADGGFWHKKIYPHQMWLDGLYMGMPFYAEYAYRNNRPQDYKDIIHQFLVVARHTYDPKNGLYRHACDVSRQQKWADPQTGQSAHSWGRAMGWYAMAIVDALDFIPKHEAGRDSMLVILNNIATQVQRLQDPKAGVWYQVLDRSGDKGNYLESSCSAMFVYTLFKAVRMGYIDSSYLDVAIKGYKGILNNFIEVDKQGLVSITKACAVAGLGGKVYRSGDYEYYINEKIRTNDAKAVGPFIMASLEWERLQRMNCKY; translated from the coding sequence ATGACGAGTAAAATATCAACTTTCTTTTTTCTTATGATGTTCTTATTTAGCCCGTTCTTTTTATCGGCTCAAGAACACTTATTAGTGAATAATAATGCTCCTTGGTCGGTTCGCATGACGGAATCAGAAATGATTCGTTGCCCTGAATCCTGGCAACTGGACTTTCAACCACGCTTGAAGTGGGACTACTGTAGTGGCTTGGAACTTCAGGCTATGTTAGATGTTTATGATACGTACGGCGATAAGAAAATTTATGACTATGCGTTAGCTTATGCTGATACAATCGTGAATGAAGATGGGAGTATTAAAACCTATAAATTGAAGGATTATAGTCTTGATCGTATCAATTCTGGAAAAATATTCTTTCGTATTTATGAACAAACTAAGAATGAAAAGTATAAAAAGGCTCTTGCTTTATTAAGAAGTCAGCTTGACACTCATCCTCGTAATGCTGATGGTGGTTTTTGGCATAAAAAGATTTATCCGCATCAGATGTGGCTTGATGGTTTATATATGGGAATGCCGTTTTATGCGGAATACGCTTACCGCAATAACCGCCCGCAAGATTATAAGGATATAATACATCAATTCTTAGTTGTAGCTCGTCATACTTATGATCCTAAAAACGGTTTATATCGTCATGCTTGTGATGTCAGTCGCCAACAAAAATGGGCTGATCCGCAAACCGGTCAATCGGCTCACAGTTGGGGACGTGCCATGGGATGGTATGCAATGGCCATTGTCGATGCTCTTGATTTTATCCCTAAGCATGAAGCAGGACGTGATTCCATGTTAGTAATTCTTAATAATATTGCTACTCAGGTGCAAAGATTACAAGACCCTAAAGCCGGTGTTTGGTATCAAGTACTTGATAGAAGTGGCGATAAAGGGAATTATTTGGAGTCTTCTTGTTCTGCAATGTTTGTTTATACTCTCTTTAAAGCTGTTCGTATGGGTTATATTGATTCCTCTTATCTTGATGTGGCAATAAAAGGGTATAAAGGTATCCTTAATAATTTTATAGAAGTAGATAAACAAGGATTAGTGAGTATTACTAAGGCCTGTGCTGTTGCCGGATTAGGGGGAAAGGTTTACCGTTCCGGTGATTATGAATATTACATAAATGAAAAAATCCGTACCAATGATGCCAAGGCTGTTGGTCCTTTTATAATGGCTAGCTTAGAATGGGAACGCTTACAACGTATGAATTGTAAATATTAA
- a CDS encoding pectinesterase family protein — translation MFKQFAGIVLFFSLFSVCLRAQQQDTIVVARDGSGKFRTLQEAVEGVRAFMDYTVVIYVKNGLYKEKVVIPSWIKNVEIVGQDAEKTIITYDDHANINKMGTFRTYTVKVEGSDITFKNITIENNAAQLGQAVALHTEGDRLVFINCRFLGNQDTIYTGAEGTRLLFSHCYIEGTTDFIFGPSTVLFEDCTIYSKRNSYITAASTPKDVEFGYVFKNCKLTAAPGVDKVYLGRPWRPYAATTFINCVLGKHICPAGWENWRNPENEKTARYSEFKNTGEGADISGRVPWSHQLTKKEIKKYSIQNIFKSSSSWLPSLAK, via the coding sequence ATGTTTAAACAATTTGCAGGAATAGTTTTATTCTTTTCTCTTTTTTCTGTTTGCTTGCGCGCACAGCAACAGGATACCATTGTGGTGGCTCGTGATGGTTCCGGTAAATTTCGTACTCTTCAAGAAGCTGTTGAAGGGGTGAGAGCTTTCATGGATTATACGGTGGTTATTTACGTGAAAAATGGTTTATATAAAGAAAAAGTCGTGATTCCTTCATGGATAAAAAATGTGGAGATTGTGGGGCAAGATGCTGAGAAAACAATCATTACTTATGATGACCATGCTAACATTAATAAGATGGGTACTTTCCGAACCTATACAGTTAAAGTGGAAGGTAGCGATATTACTTTTAAGAATATCACGATAGAAAATAATGCTGCTCAGCTCGGACAAGCTGTTGCTTTGCATACAGAGGGCGATAGACTGGTGTTTATTAACTGTCGTTTTTTAGGTAATCAGGATACCATTTATACTGGTGCTGAAGGTACACGGTTATTGTTTTCTCATTGTTATATTGAAGGAACAACTGATTTTATTTTTGGTCCTTCTACTGTGCTTTTTGAAGATTGTACTATTTATAGCAAGCGTAACTCTTATATTACGGCTGCTTCTACCCCTAAAGATGTTGAATTTGGCTATGTCTTTAAAAACTGTAAACTGACAGCTGCTCCGGGGGTTGATAAAGTGTACCTAGGGCGTCCTTGGCGACCATATGCAGCTACAACTTTTATTAATTGTGTATTAGGGAAACATATCTGTCCTGCGGGTTGGGAAAATTGGAGAAATCCGGAAAATGAAAAAACAGCCCGCTATTCTGAGTTTAAAAATACCGGAGAAGGAGCTGATATTTCCGGTCGGGTGCCATGGAGTCATCAATTAACTAAAAAAGAAATTAAAAAGTATTCTATTCAGAATATCTTTAAAAGTTCGAGTAGTTGGTTGCCTAGCCTGGCTAAGTAA
- a CDS encoding pectinesterase family protein, whose protein sequence is MKNKLALLLVAFFLFSAFKEDKPKVTVFMIGDSTMANKILDGGNPERGWGQVLPGFFSEDIIVDNHAQNGRSSKSFISEGRWDKVISKVKKGDYVFIQFGHNDEKKDSVRHTDPGTTFDANLRRFVIETRAKGGIPVLFNSIVRRNFIRPQDAEMTKDARKTPSKENLLKEGNVLFDTHGAYLDSPRNVAKELDVPFVDMNKITHDLVESLGPVNSKKLFMWIPANTVPIIPKGREDNTHLNVYGARVIAGLTVDAIAKEVPALASYVHHYDFVVAKDGSGDFFTVQEAINAVPDFRKNVRTTILIRKGVYHEKLIVPTCKINVSLIGQEGAIISNNDYADKKNYFGENTGTSGSASCYIYGPDFYAENITFENTAGPVGQAVACFVNGDRAYFKKCRFLGFQDTLYNYGKNSRQYYEDCYVEGTVDFIFGWSTVVFNRCVIHSKGDGYVTAPATDDGKAYGYVFYDCKLTADKGVQNVYLSRPWRPYAQAVYIRCFLDKHILPAGWDNWGKKDAEKKVFYAEYQSSGPGANVKARASFSHQLKNLKRYDMEKVLAGADGWNPIKNGNALVKIKR, encoded by the coding sequence ATGAAGAATAAGTTAGCGTTACTATTGGTAGCTTTTTTCCTTTTCTCGGCTTTCAAGGAAGATAAACCGAAGGTTACTGTTTTTATGATTGGAGACTCAACTATGGCCAATAAGATTCTGGACGGAGGTAATCCTGAAAGAGGATGGGGACAAGTGTTACCGGGTTTCTTTTCTGAAGATATTATCGTTGACAATCATGCTCAAAATGGGAGAAGCTCAAAAAGTTTCATCAGTGAAGGGCGTTGGGATAAAGTGATCTCTAAAGTCAAAAAGGGAGATTATGTTTTTATTCAGTTTGGACACAATGATGAGAAGAAAGATTCTGTGCGACATACGGACCCGGGGACGACCTTTGATGCGAATTTGCGACGTTTTGTGATTGAAACGCGTGCCAAGGGAGGGATACCTGTACTTTTTAATTCTATTGTAAGGCGCAATTTCATTCGTCCACAGGATGCAGAAATGACAAAGGATGCTCGTAAAACTCCCTCGAAAGAGAATCTTCTTAAAGAAGGAAATGTTCTTTTCGATACGCATGGAGCTTATTTGGATTCACCTCGCAATGTGGCGAAGGAACTGGATGTTCCTTTTGTTGATATGAATAAAATTACCCATGATTTGGTAGAAAGTTTAGGTCCGGTGAACTCTAAAAAGCTTTTCATGTGGATACCGGCTAACACTGTACCAATTATCCCGAAAGGGCGTGAAGACAATACGCACCTAAATGTCTATGGAGCGAGAGTTATTGCGGGGTTGACGGTTGATGCTATTGCTAAAGAAGTCCCAGCATTGGCTAGTTATGTGCACCATTATGATTTTGTGGTGGCAAAGGATGGAAGTGGCGATTTCTTTACCGTGCAGGAGGCAATTAATGCGGTTCCGGACTTTCGTAAAAATGTACGTACGACCATTTTAATAAGAAAAGGTGTGTACCATGAAAAGTTGATTGTTCCTACTTGTAAGATTAATGTTTCTCTGATAGGGCAGGAGGGTGCAATCATTTCTAATAATGATTATGCGGATAAGAAAAACTATTTCGGAGAGAATACAGGTACATCAGGCTCTGCTTCGTGCTATATCTATGGTCCTGACTTCTATGCGGAGAATATTACTTTTGAAAACACTGCCGGACCGGTGGGGCAGGCTGTGGCTTGTTTTGTAAATGGCGACAGAGCCTACTTCAAAAAGTGTCGTTTCTTGGGTTTTCAAGATACGTTGTATAACTATGGAAAGAATAGTAGACAGTATTATGAAGATTGTTATGTAGAGGGCACTGTTGATTTTATCTTTGGATGGTCTACTGTGGTCTTTAATCGTTGTGTGATACATAGTAAAGGAGACGGATATGTTACAGCTCCGGCGACTGATGACGGAAAAGCTTATGGATATGTTTTTTATGACTGTAAGTTGACTGCTGATAAGGGAGTGCAAAATGTTTATCTTTCCCGCCCTTGGCGGCCTTATGCGCAAGCTGTTTATATTCGTTGCTTTTTAGATAAACATATTCTACCTGCTGGTTGGGATAACTGGGGAAAGAAGGATGCCGAAAAGAAAGTATTTTATGCTGAATATCAAAGTTCCGGTCCCGGAGCTAATGTGAAAGCTCGTGCATCTTTTTCGCATCAGTTGAAAAATTTGAAAAGGTATGATATGGAGAAAGTTCTTGCAGGTGCAGATGGCTGGAATCCAATAAAAAATGGGAATGCATTAGTCAAAATTAAGCGTTGA
- a CDS encoding alpha/beta hydrolase family protein, protein MQFSQAQNTEKNAYEVISNMPSFYKKIKSSLTYPMAWGNSPIHDFSIWRLEARKVLMECMQNLPPKPRDFAFKILDTEKRQGYEAQKIEFNVSGWSRIPAYLLIPEGKGPFPAIVMLHDHGAHFTIGKEKIIRPFDVSSEILADADDWSVKCYEGQYVGDYFAAHGYVVLAIDALFWGERGQKEGADYDGQQALASNLLQMGTSWGSVITMDDVRSADLLATLPEVNPNKIGTLGFSMGAYRAWMLAASTDLIKASAAVCWMNTTDSLMTLTNNQNKGGSAYSMIVPGIRRYMDYPHVASIACPKPALFFNGTKDKLFPVNGVKNAYATMHKVWDSQGVGDKLVTKLWDEKHFFNKKMQKETLAFFDKYLK, encoded by the coding sequence ATGCAATTCTCACAAGCACAAAACACAGAAAAAAACGCTTACGAAGTAATAAGCAACATGCCTTCTTTTTACAAAAAAATAAAGTCAAGTCTTACCTACCCTATGGCATGGGGTAACTCACCTATTCATGACTTCAGCATATGGCGTTTAGAAGCACGTAAGGTATTGATGGAATGTATGCAAAACCTTCCCCCGAAACCTAGAGATTTTGCGTTCAAAATTTTAGATACCGAGAAGCGACAAGGCTATGAAGCTCAAAAAATAGAATTTAACGTTTCAGGTTGGAGCCGCATACCGGCATACCTACTTATTCCTGAAGGTAAAGGTCCTTTTCCTGCTATTGTGATGCTCCATGATCACGGCGCCCACTTCACCATTGGAAAAGAAAAAATAATCAGACCGTTCGATGTTTCTTCTGAAATACTTGCCGATGCGGACGATTGGTCTGTAAAATGCTATGAAGGACAATATGTCGGTGATTATTTTGCTGCTCATGGGTATGTGGTTTTAGCTATCGACGCTCTTTTTTGGGGAGAACGGGGACAAAAAGAGGGTGCTGATTATGACGGGCAACAAGCTTTAGCATCTAATTTACTGCAAATGGGGACTTCATGGGGTAGCGTTATTACGATGGATGACGTCCGCAGTGCTGATCTTTTAGCAACTTTACCGGAAGTTAATCCCAATAAAATAGGAACATTAGGATTCTCAATGGGTGCCTATCGTGCGTGGATGCTTGCTGCTTCAACAGACCTTATCAAAGCATCAGCAGCTGTTTGTTGGATGAATACTACCGATTCATTAATGACACTTACTAACAATCAAAATAAAGGAGGTTCAGCTTACTCTATGATCGTGCCCGGCATCCGGCGTTATATGGACTATCCCCATGTTGCCTCTATTGCTTGCCCCAAACCGGCTCTCTTTTTCAATGGGACAAAAGATAAACTCTTTCCTGTAAACGGGGTAAAGAATGCTTATGCTACGATGCACAAAGTTTGGGATAGTCAAGGAGTAGGCGATAAATTAGTCACCAAACTGTGGGATGAAAAACATTTTTTCAATAAGAAAATGCAAAAAGAAACATTAGCTTTCTTTGATAAATACCTCAAATAA
- a CDS encoding two-component regulator propeller domain-containing protein has translation MKRSGIICLLIFINLLSFAQNNCFFTHYSSEDGLSQNTVMSILQDHKGNMWFATWDGINRFNGYSFKTYKARPGNLISLTNNRVDRMYEDRYGYLWILTYDNRTHRFDPRTDTFEQVPSSGEGSSYDILSIKVLPDGDVWLLTKNDGAIRVKTNPKNHALTCDTYSVKSGLFPAVRVYNVHQDDQGNEWILTDNGLGLIHDGEKTPTSYFVDAKDTKIHSDQAFYAVGENTNELYFGSNKGRVWRYNKKNGHFQLLELSTKSNVVAINNVTPTQLVIATATDGFFTYDLKAEKGFHYSHILCKDLPDSPILSAYVDKKSEVWFEQEVIGTVVHFNPFTKIFKVERMKVEPGSAFRGHPAFHIHEDINGYTWVHPYGGGFSYFDREKNCLVPFYDSTDNGEWRFSNKIHAAFSDRQGNLWLCTHSKGLEKVTFRSTQFHLETPVPHKYESLSNDVRALYEDTECNLWVGLKDGTLRVYDKARKYKGYLTESGVIAQSGVPLKGSTYFLMQDKDGVFWIATKGDGLIRAEKQGTRYLLTRYKHDEDDIYSLSNNNLYCVFQDANGRIWIATYGGGINYIDKDKNGKLIFINHRNNLKGYPINKCHKARYITSDNKGHIWVGTTNGAVCFNEKFASPETIHFHHYFRIASDPHSLSNNDVHWIISTKKGELYLATFGGGLNKLTSFDKDGKATFNSYTVLEGLPSDVLLSIREDKKGNLWISSENGISKFIPSKHTFENYDDKSITFPVRFNEAASAITADGKIFFGANNGFFYFNPDSIRKSSYVPPIVFSKLLIANEDITPGKESVLKQNIDDTHELVLSHKENIFAMQYAALDYTNPSNIQYAYILEGFEKQWTYADKQRNATYTNLPKGHYVFKVKSTNSDGVWVDNTRVLDIEVLPSFWETPLAYFLYVFFILLIIFVAVYILFTIYRLKHEVSVEQQVSDIKLRFFTNISHELRTPLTLIAGPIDYILHNDSISDSVREQLMVVERNTNRMLRLVNQILDFRKIQNRKMKLQVQRINVVGLIQRIMDNFNSLAEESHIDFVFQTEKDELCLWVDVDKFEKIIFNLLSNAFKYTPKNKMIIIFIHEDADTVSIGVQDQGIGIAENKRDSVFVRFENLVDKNLFNQSSTGIGLSLVKELVEMHKATITLDSKLGEGSCFKIDFLKGKNHYDDTVEFILDDSTQLTLSDVNAMDACCSDDLQEQFSDQENENVAKRKNTMLLVEDNTELRSFLRSLFVRTYNVVEATNGMEGWSKALKHIPDIIISDVMMPEKDGISMTKELRVDMTTSHIPIVLLTAKTAIESKLEGLEYGADDYITKPFSATYLQARVDNLLHQRRKLQTIYRDNLMTNNLQEKENTETQPEMSAIDRKFIDKLVEIMEKNMDNGALVVDDLVSELAVSRSVFFKKLKTLTGLAPIEFIKEMRIKRAAQLIETGEFNMTQISYMVGINDPRYFSKCFKQRYNMTPTEYRDSVFKK, from the coding sequence ATGAAGAGATCCGGCATTATTTGCTTACTGATATTTATTAATCTGCTTTCTTTCGCTCAAAATAATTGTTTCTTCACTCACTATTCTTCAGAAGACGGTCTTTCTCAAAATACGGTTATGAGTATTCTCCAAGATCATAAGGGAAATATGTGGTTTGCCACTTGGGATGGGATTAATCGTTTTAATGGATACTCTTTTAAAACGTATAAAGCCAGACCTGGTAATTTGATCAGTTTGACGAATAACCGTGTTGATCGGATGTATGAAGATCGCTATGGTTATCTTTGGATTTTGACTTATGATAATAGAACGCACCGTTTTGATCCTCGTACTGATACCTTTGAACAGGTACCTTCTTCAGGTGAAGGCTCTTCTTACGATATCCTTTCAATAAAAGTGCTTCCCGATGGAGATGTATGGCTACTGACTAAAAATGATGGTGCCATACGTGTGAAGACAAATCCGAAAAATCATGCTCTAACGTGTGACACATATTCCGTGAAATCGGGTCTTTTTCCGGCTGTCAGGGTTTACAACGTACATCAGGATGATCAAGGGAATGAGTGGATATTGACTGATAATGGATTGGGATTGATTCATGATGGAGAGAAAACTCCTACTTCATATTTTGTTGATGCAAAGGATACCAAAATTCATTCTGATCAGGCCTTTTATGCTGTTGGGGAGAATACAAATGAATTATATTTTGGATCAAACAAAGGACGTGTATGGAGATATAATAAAAAGAACGGTCATTTTCAGCTTTTGGAATTATCTACAAAGTCGAATGTGGTTGCTATTAATAATGTAACTCCCACTCAGCTTGTGATCGCTACTGCTACTGACGGCTTTTTTACTTATGATTTGAAGGCGGAAAAAGGATTTCATTATTCTCATATTCTTTGCAAAGATTTGCCTGATAGCCCGATACTTTCGGCTTATGTAGATAAAAAATCAGAAGTTTGGTTTGAGCAGGAGGTGATAGGTACTGTAGTCCACTTTAATCCTTTTACTAAAATTTTTAAGGTGGAAAGAATGAAAGTGGAACCTGGAAGTGCATTTCGGGGGCATCCTGCATTTCATATACATGAGGATATAAACGGATATACATGGGTACATCCTTATGGTGGAGGTTTTTCATATTTTGATAGAGAGAAGAATTGTTTGGTACCTTTTTATGACTCGACTGATAATGGGGAATGGAGGTTTTCCAATAAAATACATGCGGCATTCTCTGACAGACAAGGTAATCTATGGCTCTGCACGCATTCCAAAGGGTTAGAGAAAGTAACTTTTCGTTCTACACAGTTTCACTTGGAAACTCCGGTGCCACATAAATATGAGTCGCTTAGCAATGATGTACGAGCACTCTACGAGGACACTGAATGTAACTTATGGGTTGGCTTAAAGGATGGAACGTTGCGTGTGTATGATAAGGCAAGAAAGTATAAAGGTTATCTTACTGAGTCGGGTGTTATTGCGCAGTCAGGAGTACCTCTAAAAGGGAGTACTTATTTTCTGATGCAAGATAAAGATGGAGTCTTTTGGATTGCGACAAAAGGAGATGGACTGATTCGGGCAGAAAAGCAAGGTACTCGTTATTTGCTTACTCGTTATAAACATGATGAAGATGATATATATAGTTTGAGTAATAATAATCTTTATTGTGTATTTCAAGATGCCAACGGACGTATATGGATTGCCACATATGGAGGTGGAATCAACTATATTGATAAAGATAAGAATGGAAAGCTTATTTTCATCAATCATCGGAATAATTTGAAAGGATATCCTATCAATAAATGCCATAAAGCGAGATACATCACTTCAGATAATAAAGGGCATATCTGGGTCGGTACTACAAATGGAGCTGTGTGCTTCAATGAAAAATTTGCCTCTCCCGAAACAATACATTTCCATCATTATTTCAGAATAGCAAGCGACCCTCATAGTTTGAGCAACAATGATGTGCATTGGATTATATCAACAAAGAAAGGTGAGTTATATTTAGCGACTTTTGGTGGTGGACTGAATAAGCTGACTTCTTTTGATAAAGATGGAAAGGCAACATTTAATTCATATACTGTTCTGGAAGGCTTGCCTTCGGATGTGTTATTGTCTATTCGAGAAGATAAGAAAGGGAATTTATGGATTAGTTCAGAAAATGGTATAAGTAAATTTATACCGTCTAAGCATACTTTTGAAAACTATGACGACAAGAGTATCACTTTTCCTGTACGTTTTAATGAGGCTGCTTCAGCAATAACGGCTGATGGGAAGATCTTCTTTGGAGCGAATAACGGATTTTTTTATTTTAATCCTGATTCTATCCGTAAAAGTAGTTATGTTCCACCTATTGTTTTTTCGAAGCTGCTTATAGCTAATGAAGATATAACTCCCGGGAAAGAATCGGTTCTGAAGCAAAATATTGATGATACACATGAACTTGTTTTATCACACAAGGAGAATATTTTTGCAATGCAATATGCTGCATTAGATTATACGAATCCGTCTAATATTCAATATGCATATATCCTTGAGGGGTTTGAAAAGCAATGGACGTATGCGGATAAACAACGAAATGCCACGTATACAAATTTACCTAAAGGACATTATGTGTTTAAGGTTAAGTCGACTAATAGCGATGGGGTATGGGTTGACAATACGCGAGTACTTGATATCGAAGTACTGCCTTCTTTTTGGGAAACCCCTTTGGCTTATTTCTTATATGTATTTTTTATCCTCTTGATTATTTTTGTGGCGGTATATATTCTCTTTACTATTTATCGGCTTAAACATGAAGTTTCTGTGGAACAACAGGTTTCAGATATTAAATTACGCTTTTTTACTAATATATCCCATGAATTGCGTACTCCTTTGACTTTGATAGCTGGTCCGATCGATTATATATTGCATAATGATAGCATCTCGGACAGTGTGCGTGAACAGTTGATGGTGGTTGAACGGAATACAAATCGTATGCTTCGTTTAGTTAACCAGATTTTGGATTTTAGAAAAATTCAAAATAGGAAGATGAAACTGCAGGTACAGAGGATAAATGTGGTTGGATTGATACAGCGAATAATGGACAACTTTAATTCGTTGGCGGAAGAGAGTCATATTGATTTTGTTTTTCAGACAGAAAAAGATGAATTGTGTTTATGGGTGGATGTAGATAAGTTCGAGAAGATTATTTTTAATCTCCTTTCAAATGCATTTAAATATACTCCTAAAAACAAAATGATTATTATCTTTATTCATGAAGATGCCGATACTGTCTCGATTGGAGTACAAGATCAAGGAATCGGTATTGCTGAAAATAAACGGGATTCTGTATTTGTTCGTTTTGAAAATTTAGTTGATAAGAACCTTTTCAATCAATCGAGCACGGGTATTGGGCTCTCTCTGGTAAAAGAGTTGGTAGAAATGCATAAAGCTACTATTACACTTGATAGTAAGCTGGGCGAAGGCAGTTGTTTTAAAATAGATTTTCTGAAAGGAAAGAACCATTATGATGATACAGTAGAATTTATTCTTGATGATTCAACTCAGCTAACTCTTTCGGATGTAAATGCTATGGATGCTTGTTGTTCAGATGATTTGCAGGAACAGTTTTCTGATCAAGAAAATGAAAATGTTGCTAAAAGGAAAAATACCATGCTTTTGGTTGAAGATAATACAGAACTTCGTTCTTTTCTGCGTTCTCTTTTTGTACGGACTTATAACGTTGTGGAAGCTACAAATGGTATGGAGGGTTGGAGCAAGGCATTGAAACATATTCCGGATATTATCATTAGTGATGTTATGATGCCCGAGAAAGATGGTATTTCGATGACTAAAGAATTACGAGTAGATATGACTACGAGTCATATACCTATTGTGTTGCTTACGGCGAAAACGGCTATTGAGAGTAAATTAGAAGGATTAGAATATGGGGCAGATGACTATATCACGAAGCCTTTTAGTGCTACTTATTTGCAAGCCCGCGTAGATAATTTGCTTCATCAACGTCGAAAGTTACAAACGATCTATCGAGATAATTTGATGACTAACAATCTTCAGGAAAAGGAAAATACTGAGACCCAGCCAGAGATGTCTGCTATTGATAGAAAATTTATCGATAAATTGGTTGAAATAATGGAAAAGAATATGGATAATGGAGCATTGGTGGTGGATGATCTGGTTAGTGAATTAGCGGTTAGTCGTTCTGTCTTTTTTAAAAAGCTGAAGACGTTAACAGGCTTAGCTCCGATTGAATTCATAAAAGAGATGCGTATAAAACGTGCGGCTCAATTAATAGAAACGGGTGAATTCAATATGACTCAAATATCTTATATGGTTGGAATTAATGATCCACGTTATTTTAGTAAATGCTTTAAGCAAAGGTATAATATGACTCCGACAGAATATCGGGATTCTGTATTTAAGAAATAG